A window from Strix uralensis isolate ZFMK-TIS-50842 chromosome 15, bStrUra1, whole genome shotgun sequence encodes these proteins:
- the PSMD13 gene encoding 26S proteasome non-ATPase regulatory subunit 13, with protein MKDVPGFLQQSQSSGPGQAAVWHRLEELYNKKLWHQLTLQVLDFVQDPCFAQGDGLIKLYENFISEFEHRVNPLSLVEIILHVVRQMTDPNVALTFLEKTREKVKSSDEAVILCKTAIGALKLNIGDLQVTKETIEEVEEMLNNLPGVTSVHSRFYDLSSKYYQTIGNHASYYKDALRFLGCIDVKDLPVSEQQERAFTLGLAGLLGEGVYNFGELLMHPVLESLRSTDRQWLIDTLYAFNSGNVETFQALKSAWGQQPDLAANEALLLQKIQLLCLMEMTFTRPANHRQLTFEEIAKSAKVTVNEVELLVMKALSVGLVKGSIDEVDKRVHMTWVQPRVLDLQQIKGMKDRLEFWCTDVRSMEMLVEHQAHDILT; from the exons atGAAGGACGTGCCGGGcttcctgcagcagagccagagctcGGGGCCGGGACAGGCCGCCGTGTGGCACCGCCTCGAGGAGCTCTACAACAAGAA ACTCTGGCACCAGCTGACTCTGCAAGTTTTGGACTTTGTTCAGGACCCTTGTTTTGCCCAAGGAGATGGACTCATCAAG CTTTATGAGAACTTCATCAGTGAGTTTGAGCACAG GGTGAACCCCTTGTCCCTGGTAGAGATCATTCTTCATGTAGTCAGACAGATGACAG ATCCCAATGTGGCCCTTACTTTTCTGGAAAAGACTCGAGAAAAG GTAAAAAGCAGCGACGAAGCCGTCATCTTGTGTAAAACTGCCATCGGGGCGCTCAAGCTGAACATCGGAGACCTGCAGGTCACCAAG GAGACCATTGAGGAGGTTGAGGAGATGCTGAACAATCTCCCGGGCGTGACCTCGGTTCACAGCCGCTTCTATGACCTCTCCAGCAAGTACTACCAGACCATTGGGAACCACGCCTCGTACTATAAGGACGCTCTGCGGTTCCTGGGATGCATTGATGTTAAAGATCTGCCGG tatcagagcagcaggagagagccTTTACCCTGGGCCTGGCGGGGCTCCTGGGAGAAGGTGTTTATAACTTCGGAGAGCTG CTCATGCACCCTGTGCTGGAGTCCCTGCGGAGCACCGATCGGCAGTGGCTGATTGACACCCTTTACGCCTTCAACAGCGGGAACGTGGAGACGTTCCAGGCGCTGAAGTCGGCGTGGGGTCAGCAG CCAGATCTGGCTGCAAATGAAGCACTTCTGCTGCAAAAGATTCAGCTGTTGTGTCTTATGGAG ATGACTTTCACCCGACCGGCCAATCACAGACAGCTCACTTTCGAAGAGATTGCTAAGAGTGCCAAGGTCACTGTGAATGAG gtggAACTGCTGGTGATGAAGGCACTCTCGGTGGGCCTGGTGAAGGGCAGCATTGATGAAGTCGATAAGAGGGTGCACATGACGTGGGTACAACCACGCGTGTTGGATTTACAACAG ATCAAGGGAATGAAAGACCGCCTGGAGTTCTGGTGCACAGACGTGAGGAGCATGGAGATGCTGGTGGAGCACCAAGCCCATGACATCCTCACCTAG